The window GCTACGGCAAGGTAGTGGTTGGGATTCATCAGCCCGCCCAGTCCGTCAACAAACGGGGTGACAATGCCATGACGGTCGGCGTCGGCGTCGTTGCCGGTAGCGATGTCGAAGGCTGCGGACCCGTCCGCACCAGCAGCCATCCTGTTGATCAGTGATGCCATCGCCGACGGGGAGGAGCAGTCCATCCGGATCTTCTCGTCCCAGTCAAGCGTCATAAAGGCCCACTGCGGGTCCACGGTGGGGTTGACCACCGTGAGGTTCAGGTGGTGCCGCTCGCCGATTTCACCCCAGTAGTCCACCGATGCGCCACCCATCGGGTCGGCGCCGATCCGGACGCCCGCCTCACGGATTGCATTGAGGTCCAGGACGGAGGGGAGGTCGTCCACGTAGCTGCTCAGGAAGTCGAACTTTCCCGTGGTGTCCGCGCCCAGCGCCTCGGCGATGGGAATCCGCTTGATTCCGCGCAGTCCGTTTTCCAGGAGTTCGTTGGCCCGGTTGGCGATCCAGCCCGTGGCGTCGGAGTCGGCCGGGCCGCCGTGCGGAGGGTTGTATTTGAAGCCGCCGTCACCGGGCGGGTTGTGGCTGGGGGTCACCACGATGCCGTCTGCCTGCGGGGCGCCGGCCGGGGAGTTATTGTTGTGCGTCAATATCGCGTGGCTCAGCGAGGGAGTGGGCGTGTAGCCGTGCCGGGCATCGATCAGCACGGTGACGCCGTTGGCCGCGAGCACTTCCAGGGCGGAATTTTGGGCCGGCTCGCTCAGGGCGTGGGTGTCCTTGGCGAGGTACAGCGGCCCGGTGATGCCTTGTCCTGCCCTGTACTCCACGATCGCCTGGGTGATGGCGAGGATGTGGGGTTCGTTGAAGGAGGCCTTCAGGCTCGAGCCCCGGTGCCCGGAAGTGCCGAAGGCCACCCGCTGCCCGGGGTCGCCTAGATCCGGGGAAACGTCGTAGTACGCATCAAGGAGCGCAGTGAGATCAACAAGGTCCTGGGGTTGGGCAACAGTGCCCGCGCGGCTAGCCATTGCACCAGCATGCCAGACCGGGGGGGAAGGTGACATGATTTCGGCTGATTCCGGACCTCGTGACGCAACAAATCACCTGCTCATCGGATCGCGGCGGCGGTAGGCTGAATCGAAAGACTTACAGAGGGGGAAAGCTATGACTGACCAGCCGAAACCGGAGAAGGACGGGACGCCGGAGGGCTACCGGCCGCCGTCGTTCATTCCCGGGCAGGAGCCCGGCGCGCCGTATCGCCAGCCCGATTCCGTCCGGCCCGAAGAGACGTACGGCGCGCCGCAGCAGGCCGACGGCGCGCAGAGCCAGCCACCCTACGGGCAGCAGCCGTATGGGGTACCGGCGCAGTACGGCCAGCCGGGCCGGCCGTTCAACGCGTACGGCCAGCCGGCCTACTACGGGGTACCGCCGGAACCTAAGGGACTGAGCATCGCGAGCCTGTGCTGCGGGATTGCCGCGTTTATCGGACTCGGCGTATTCCTGTTGCCCCAGCTCGCGGCGGTCATCCTCGGGCACCTGGCCCTTCGGCGCGAACCGTCGGGAAAGGGCATGGCCATCGCCGGACTGGTCCTGGGTTACGTGGGGATCGCGTTGACCATCCTGGTCATTGTCATCATCGCCGTGGCGTTTTCGCTCAGCAACAGCTCCGTCCCCACGCGCTACGGGGCGTAGGCACCGCCGTCCGCTGACGTCCTACGGGACTTCTGCCAGGAGCCGGCCGACCTCCGAGGAGAAGCTGGACGCTTTCGGCGGCCAGCGTCCGCAGCACATGCCCGGAGTCGGCCCCCGGGGACGTGACGTTGCGCAGAAAGCCCATGAACCGTAACCAGGATGCGTTCGCGGTCTTGGGGAGCACCGAGTAAAGGTCACCCTGGGCGAGCCGATGGCGCTGATGAAGGCGGCAATCCCCGGCCCGCTCGCGTTCACCGAGTCCCCCCCGGCTGGCATTGTCGGCGCGGAAAGCAACGTGGCGATCGCCCTGCGTCGGCTCGGCACCTCGTTCACCTGGCTGGGGCGGGTCGGCGCAAACAGCCTCGGCGACCTGGTCCTCCGGGAGCGTCCCTTGCACCGGAGCACATTCTGGCCCCCGGCACCTACTCGAGCAGCACGTCCGTCAGCTGTTCCGCGTTGGCTTCCAGCCATCTGCGGCGGCGCAGGATGAGCCCGCCCACGCCCTCGTTCCACATCCGGGCCCAGCCGCCGCCCAAAACCTGGGCGTTGTGCTCCATCCGCTGGTAACTCAGGGCCGTGGCCGCAATTCCGGCGGCGGGCAGCCGTCGGCGTTGTGTGGCTGTCCAGCCGTACGCGTCGGCGAAGATCCGCAGCCGCCGGAACGGGTCCGTTCCCTCCCAGCCCGGCCAGTGGTCGGCCGGATCCCGGAGCGGCACCCAGTGCATGGCGGTGTTGAAGGAATCCTTCAGGGCCGTCGTGGGCCCGGCGAGGTCAAAGTCCACCAGGCCGGCGGCGCGGCCGCACTGGACCACCACGTTTTGCGGGGTGACGTCCAGATGGCAGACCAACTCGGCCGGATCCTGGCTGACCGGCCGGGGTGGAAACGGGTGCTCCGCCGGCGCGAACCCGGCCGAGGCTTGGTGCAGGCGTCGCAGCAGCTGCGCGACGGAGGCAAGCAGCTCCTCGGACTGGACCCACAGCTCCGGGACGGCACCGGCGCACTGCCCGGGCAGGAAGGTCAGTGCGTCCCTGCCCTCGGCGTCCCGGCCCAGAAAGCGCGGGGAACCGGCGAACCCGGCGTCCTCCAGCCAGTCGAGGTATGCGGCCACGGCCAGGGACTGCCGCTGGTGCGGGCGGCGGATGGTCCCGCCGACCCGCACCACACCTTCGGTGACATCGCCCGCCGGCATCTGTTCGACGTCGGACGCCTCGCCCGCGGCGGGGACGTAGACGCGGGACGCAACCGGTGGGCGGTGCCTGGAGCTCATCGGGTCAGCGTACGCCGCCCATAAGCTTCTTGATGGCAGGCGAAGCCGCGGCGAGGCCGACCGCCAGCAGTATCGCGGTGCCGCCGATGCCGATGAAATACGGGAGTTCATCCTGCGGGTTGTACAGCCCGGCCAGGATGCCCGCCAGCGTGGTGCCCAGTGAGACGGAGAGGAAAAACAGCGCCACCATCTGGGTTCGGAAGGCCTCCGGAGCCAGCTTGGTGGTCACGGACAAACCGATGGGGGACAGGAACAGTTCCGCCAGGGTGAACAGGAACAAGATTCCGACCAGTGCCAGCAGCGGGGTCTTGCCCCCGCCGGTCAGCGGGATGAACGCCAGGAACGCCAGGCCCATCACGAAGAGACCGATCGAGAATTTCAGAGCCGAACCGGGCTGCCTGTTGCCCAGCCGGGTCCATACGGCAGCCAGGACACCCGCGAAGATGATGATGAACACCGGGTTGATCGACTGGACCCAGGCGGCCGGCATCTCCCAGCCGAAGAGGTTACGGTCCAGCTTCTCCTCCGAGTACACGGCGATGAAAGTGAATTGCTGCTGGAACAGGGCCCAGAAGGCAGCCGAGGCGACGTACAAGGGGATGAACGCTGCCACCCGGCGGCGTTCGGTGCCGTTAACCAACTTGCTGCTGAAGATCAGCGCAAAGTAGAGAACCGACGCGGCGATTGCCGCGTACGCCATGGACATGGCCAGGTTGCCTGCGTTGACAATGCCGGTGGCGAGCAGCGCGGCGATGACCACGGCGATGCCGGCGAAGCGCAGCCCGTACTTGGTGCGCTCCGCGGCGGGCAACGGGTTATGCACCCGGTGCGCTTCTTCCGGCAGGTTCTTGCGGCCCATCGCGTAGATGGCCAGGCCCACGGCCATGCCGACGGCGGCAGCGCCGAAGCCCCAGTGGAACCCCTGGCTCACCTGCAGCCAGCCGGTGACCAGGGGGCCGATGAGCGCGCCGGCGTTGATGCCCATATAAAAAATGGAGAACCCGGCGTCGCGGCGTTCGTCGTTTTCCCGGTAGAGGCTTCCCACCAGGGCGGTGGCGTTGGCTTTCAGGCCGCCGGAGCCGACGCCCACCAGCACCAGGCCGGCGATCAGGCCGGGAATGCCCGGCACCAGGGCGAGGGCAATGTGTCCGGCCATGATCATGACGGCGGAACCAAACAGCACCTTTTCAGAGCCGAAGAGCCGGTCTGCGAGCCAGGCGCCCAGGATGGTGGAGAGGTACACGCCGCCGCCGTAGGCGCCGACGAGGCTGGCGGCCAGGCCCTGCTCAATGTCCAGGCCGCCCTGGGCAGCCGTGAAGTACATGTAGTAGAGCAGGATTCCCTGCATGCCGTAGAAGGAGAAGCGCTCCCACATTTCCACGGAGAAGAGGCTGGCCAGCATCTTTGGATGGCCGAAAAAGGACGTATCGCCCGGCGTTGCAGCGGGGGGATCGGTGAGTTGGGTAGAGCTCATTTACTTAATGCTGACAGTGTGAGGCGGGATTGTCACATTGACGTCGCCCCGGGGCAAGTCAAGTGCCGGAATGTGTCGCCGGGCCGGGCGCGCTACCCGGCGTCGAACATGATGACCTGGCGGACCGCCTTCCCGTCGGCCAGCTGGTCCATGGCCTGGTTGATATCCGTCAGCGGGATGCGTGCCGAGATCAGCTCCTCGACGGGCAGTTTGCCCTCCCGCCAGAGCTGCGCGTACTTCGGAATGTCCCGGGCCGGCACGGCAGAACCGAGGTAGCTGCCCACGATGGTCCTGGCCTCGGCGGTGACGGTCAGCGGCGAGATCTGGGCCCGGGCGTCCGGGTGCGGCAGGCCGGCGGTGATCGTGGTTCCACCCACCGCGGTGGCGGCGAACGCGGTTTCGAAGGCCCGAGGGTTTCCGGCGCACTCGATCACATACCGGGCTTTGACGCCGTCCGCCAAAACCTGCTGCGGAGTGTAAGTCTCGTGGGCGCCCAGGCGGCGGGCATGCTCGAGTTTCTGCTCGAGCGTGTCCACGGCGACAATCCGCGAGACCCCCTGGGAGACGGCTGTGATCAGTGCGGCCATCCCCACACCGCCGAGCCCCACGATCAT is drawn from Micrococcaceae bacterium Sec5.8 and contains these coding sequences:
- the pgm gene encoding phosphoglucomutase (alpha-D-glucose-1,6-bisphosphate-dependent); this encodes MASRAGTVAQPQDLVDLTALLDAYYDVSPDLGDPGQRVAFGTSGHRGSSLKASFNEPHILAITQAIVEYRAGQGITGPLYLAKDTHALSEPAQNSALEVLAANGVTVLIDARHGYTPTPSLSHAILTHNNNSPAGAPQADGIVVTPSHNPPGDGGFKYNPPHGGPADSDATGWIANRANELLENGLRGIKRIPIAEALGADTTGKFDFLSSYVDDLPSVLDLNAIREAGVRIGADPMGGASVDYWGEIGERHHLNLTVVNPTVDPQWAFMTLDWDEKIRMDCSSPSAMASLINRMAAGADGSAAFDIATGNDADADRHGIVTPFVDGLGGLMNPNHYLAVAIDYLYRHRTGWNPQSVIGKTLVSSSIIDRVAESLGRKLVEVPVGFKWFVPGLLSGEGAFGGEESAGASFNKKDGSVWTTDKDGILLALLASEITAVTGKSPSQLYKNLTDQFGDPVYARIDAAATRDQKAALGKLSASDVTATELAGETITAKLTEAPGNGASIGGLKVVTENAWFAARPSGTEDVYKIYAESFKGAEHLKQVQAEAKALVDGIIS
- a CDS encoding DUF4190 domain-containing protein translates to MTDQPKPEKDGTPEGYRPPSFIPGQEPGAPYRQPDSVRPEETYGAPQQADGAQSQPPYGQQPYGVPAQYGQPGRPFNAYGQPAYYGVPPEPKGLSIASLCCGIAAFIGLGVFLLPQLAAVILGHLALRREPSGKGMAIAGLVLGYVGIALTILVIVIIAVAFSLSNSSVPTRYGA
- a CDS encoding phosphotransferase, with the protein product MSSRHRPPVASRVYVPAAGEASDVEQMPAGDVTEGVVRVGGTIRRPHQRQSLAVAAYLDWLEDAGFAGSPRFLGRDAEGRDALTFLPGQCAGAVPELWVQSEELLASVAQLLRRLHQASAGFAPAEHPFPPRPVSQDPAELVCHLDVTPQNVVVQCGRAAGLVDFDLAGPTTALKDSFNTAMHWVPLRDPADHWPGWEGTDPFRRLRIFADAYGWTATQRRRLPAAGIAATALSYQRMEHNAQVLGGGWARMWNEGVGGLILRRRRWLEANAEQLTDVLLE
- a CDS encoding peptide MFS transporter, whose amino-acid sequence is MSSTQLTDPPAATPGDTSFFGHPKMLASLFSVEMWERFSFYGMQGILLYYMYFTAAQGGLDIEQGLAASLVGAYGGGVYLSTILGAWLADRLFGSEKVLFGSAVMIMAGHIALALVPGIPGLIAGLVLVGVGSGGLKANATALVGSLYRENDERRDAGFSIFYMGINAGALIGPLVTGWLQVSQGFHWGFGAAAVGMAVGLAIYAMGRKNLPEEAHRVHNPLPAAERTKYGLRFAGIAVVIAALLATGIVNAGNLAMSMAYAAIAASVLYFALIFSSKLVNGTERRRVAAFIPLYVASAAFWALFQQQFTFIAVYSEEKLDRNLFGWEMPAAWVQSINPVFIIIFAGVLAAVWTRLGNRQPGSALKFSIGLFVMGLAFLAFIPLTGGGKTPLLALVGILFLFTLAELFLSPIGLSVTTKLAPEAFRTQMVALFFLSVSLGTTLAGILAGLYNPQDELPYFIGIGGTAILLAVGLAAASPAIKKLMGGVR